In Ascochyta rabiei chromosome 19, complete sequence, the sequence GGACCAGAGAGGACGGGTAGGCCACCGGCACAGTCGCTGGACTTCGCCGGAGTAATCTCCAGATTCAATGAGGGTAGCCATGTTATCTTGAGGGTAGGGGCCGGGCTGGAGAGAGTTGATGCCGCAGTGCGCCGCACCAGGGATCAGATAGAACTGGTACCACTCGCTCATGGCCTCTATGGCCTCGGCGTCAGTCAAATCAGGGTACATGGTTGAACGAACAGACTGCCAGTAATGAACAGAAGAGGCTGCAGGAACGGAAGGGTCAGATTCGCCGTGGTAGTGGAGGAGCGTGGCGCCAGAAGACTGGAAGGCAGTGAGGTCGGGTACGGTGGTTTGGAGTGAATTCAGGTAGCGGGTCAGTCCCGTATTCATCCATTCTACGAGCTTATTATAAGTGACT encodes:
- a CDS encoding Tannase codes for the protein MILPLPRLSTMAFTRPTASEPICPGKSAPTLVTPIPLGTIPPAPGSSTPSTGGEYVTKFIQLLDIDNLQDLDKVTYNKLVEWMNTGLTRYLNSLQTTVPDLTAFQSSGATLLHYHGESDPSVPAASSVHYWQSVRSTMYPDLTDAEAIEAMSEWYQFYLIPGAAHCGINSLQPGPYPQDNMATLIESGDYSGEVQRLCRWPTRPLWSGNNSIFDYVNDEASIESWTYTFNAFKLQPIW